In Erigeron canadensis isolate Cc75 chromosome 6, C_canadensis_v1, whole genome shotgun sequence, the following are encoded in one genomic region:
- the LOC122605356 gene encoding lysine-rich arabinogalactan protein 18 — translation MDRKIILLITLICLIVASVGGQSPAASPTFPPPSSIIIPPASSPSKSTPSPAKSPISSPTLPAPETAPISAPPTVSVPPPAAAPMSSPPAPVPISFPPSVIESPPVPEPTPAPVEAPTTAADVPAPAPSKKKTKKKHAVSSPAPSPDMMMSPPAPPSEAPRPSDESLSPGPSAANIADENGAAEKLKSVQMVVGSLILSWAVFSWL, via the exons ATGGACCGGAAAATCATTCTCCTAATCACACTCATTTGCCTCATTGTAGCTTCCGTCGGAGGCCAATCTCCGGCAGCTTCACCAACATTTCCTCCACCGTCATCCATCATCATTCCTCCCGCCAGCTCACCTTCCAAATCCACTCCATCTCCCGCCAAATCTCCGATATCTTCACCGACACTACCTGCACCGGAAACCGCTCCGATTTCAGCTCCACCGACGGTTTCCGTACCTCCTCCGGCTGCCGCTCCGATGAGCTCACCACCTGCTCCAGTTCCGATCAGCTTTCCGCCGTCGGTAATTGAATCTCCACCTGTACCGGAACCAACTCCTGCTCCGGTTGAAGCACCGACTACTGCTGCTGATGTTCCGGCACCGGCGCCTAGCAAGAAGAAAACGAAGAAGAAACATGCGGTGTCTTCGCCGGCTCCTTCACCGGATATGATGATGTCACCACCTGCTCCTCCTAGCGAAGCCCCTCGACCTAGTGACGAGTCTCTATCTCCTGGTCCTTCTGCCGCCAATATTGCTGATGAG AATGGAGCAGCAGAGAAATTAAAGAGCGTACAGATGGTGGTCGGGAGCTTGATCTTGTCATGGGCCGTCTTCAGCTGGCTCTAG